In the genome of Candoia aspera isolate rCanAsp1 chromosome 4, rCanAsp1.hap2, whole genome shotgun sequence, the window TCTTTCTTAAAAGCAAAGAGCCCTAACTTACCTGAGTTAGGAGTCTCAGCTAGGAATTTATATAAATGCACACTTCTTTAGCTGTACTAGTGTAGAAATGGACTAATGTCTAAGCATATAGCTCTTGCTGGTTACAGAAGAATATGTCCACAGTCaagctttgccttgccttgcctttaaaagcaagaaatacGCAATATAAAGTTATCGTAATGGTGTTAAATACTCTGAGGAAATTTTTCAGATCATTTAAATTCaatctttcccatttttttcttttagttcaacCATGGTtcattttctgtacttttttccaATAGGTGGTATGCAAGCCCTGGGAAAGCACCTGACTAGCTCCAGTCCAAGGCTTGTGCAGAACTGTCTATGGACTCTGAGGAACCTCTCAGATGTGGCCACAAAGCAGGTGAGCAATGCTTTTTTCTACAGTCCCCTTTATTTAAACTGTTCATAAGTCCCACCCAGCATTTTGTCAAGTTACATGACTATTCAATAACTGGTTCCTTGGAGACCTGCTTTAAGAAGGGTTGGTGAAAGTATGTTCTGGCACATCCTGGTATTGAGCCTTCCCTGACTCTTCCGGTGTACTGTTGAACTAAAATTTAAGGATTGACTGATATGATAACCCTGTACTGGTACTGTCCCAGTGAGTCAGTCTGGTGACCTCCTTATGTTGGCCTAGCTTCTGATTGAGGCAGGTAATTCTGTATGCTATTTGTTGTCTTTAAAGGAGGGTCTTGATGGTGTCCTGAAGATTCTGGTCAACCAGTTGAGTTCAGATGACATCAATGTGCTGACCTGTGCCACTGGCACCCTCTCCAACTTGACTTGCAACAATAGCAAGAACAAAACCCTGGTGACTCAGTCGAATGGAGTTGAGGCCCTCATCCACACTATCCTCCGAgcaggagacaaagaagacatCACTGAACCAGCTGTCTGTGCTCTGAGGCACCTCACCAGTCGGCATCCAGAGGCTGAGATGGCACAGAACTCTGTGCGGCTTAACTATGGAATTCCTGCCATTGTTAAGCTGCTTAATCAGCCCAATCAGTGGCCACTGATCAAGGTACAGGCATAGGGAGACAATAGCTAAATACTTATCGGCAGACACATGCACTTCTACTCTTCGTTTTCAATAGCAGGCTCATATTTCTAGCATGGATGCATTTTGGGGTGTGATCACTGTGTTCAGGAGAGTGTGTCATAATCCTGGGAAGCTATACCCCATCAGAATGCTTATTGGGGGAGTGAGGATTGTAGGGGAATACTTCTCCAGTCAAGCTCCCAGAACGTGGGACAAAgattatagttatttttttccccataaatttCTCTATGAGAGAAGAATCTTACTAGCACCAGTTGTAGAAGATTTATTACCATGTTGGGTAATTGTGATGTGTAGTGGCTAAGTGCCTAAGCTGCAAGCCAGGATAGCTTTACTTTCAAATCACAGCTCAGTGGTGTAGATTAGGTAGCCTTAGGCAAATTGTCTTTTACTTTCACCCAGCCACTCATCTTTAATAGGAATTTATGATAATACTGGTCAAGATCACATGCATGGAATAAAAATTGCTTACACAATTTATGTAAAATACTCTAAGCATATAATTGCATTTTTCCCATAAAATGTTTAGGAGACACTATTAATGAGAATAGTATCTGAGAGGCATGGAATGCCAAAATGAAGATAGGCGTTTGAAAATCAAGTTTCTCCTGTGGAGGAAGTGAGAAAGCCAGTGTATGAATGAGCCAGGAGTGGAAAGTGGGGAGAGGATAATTTTGTTTGCTAGTCAGAGATGGAATTCTGCAGTGTTGCTCTTGTATTTTAGGTTTAATTTAGTGTAAAGTAGCCTGGGTTGAACTGATCACTGTCTTTCTTTGGTAGACCCAAATGGCAAAAATCACACACCACAACTTATTAAACTACTTGAAAGCTTGTCTAGTTTTGCATCTACCAATGTTCTGAAGGCATGCCATCTCCTTCCTGCTCACAGGCTACTATTGGTCTCATCCGTAACCTGGCTTTATGTCCAGCCAACCATGCCCCGCTACAGGAAGCTGCTGTCATCCCACGCCTTGTTCAGCTACTGGTGAAGGCTCACCAAGATGCTCAACGTCATGCAGCTGCAGGCACGCAACAGCCATACACGGTAAGAGGGCAGGATCATACCAGCTGGATAAAAGCAGCCTGTATTTACAATCTTAATTAGCTTTTGAAGTTATCTATTTAGGATCTCTGGAGGGTTAGTCATCCAAGTATAACTTTCAACTTGATGCCTTCTGGGGTTAGCCCAGGAATGAGCAGCActgtttttccattctttaaCGGCTGCCTTATTTCTGCAGGATGGGGTAAAGATGGAAGAAATTGTGGAAGGCTGCACAGGCGCGCTGCATATTTTAGCCCGTGACCCCATGAACAGAATGGAAATCTTCCGCCTAAACACCATTCCTCTCTTTGTGCAGGTGGGAATTTCTGAATGGAGGAGCATTCAAGGTTAAGTGGGTAGAAACAGTTTGCTTTCTGCAAAAGTAAAATAGCAAAAAGCAGTAATGATTGGCTAAGCACAACATGTGAATTCAACTACTGTTTTTTTTGTAAACCAAGGATTGTGGCAGAGATGGGAAGCCCATGGGCTCCATGTGACCTTCAAGATTGTAATATCTAAATTAGTTGGATAATTCCCAAAcagcaaattttatttctttgctgtcCCAAGTTTTTAAGGTAGCAAGGCTTATTGTGCCCATGAAAAAGTTACCcatttttgtttctgatttaGCTTTAGTGAGAATTCAGCTGTAATGAGTTAGATTGACACCCATAACTTAATGCAGCGGGTGAATACTCCTTGCATAGCAGCCTAACATTCCTCACATGTGATGGTAAAATATCGCAGTGCCTGTGTAATAAATGTAATCACAATCTGCAAGCTCATTCCTTAATAGCTTTGCTAAAATTTTCAAGGTATTGCTTACCCTCCTCTCAATTTGCATTCGTTCCTAATAACTTTGGCATATTCTAATTAATACTGATCTCCTGCAGGAGCCAAGCACTGCCAATAGAACCCAACTTTTGTGGACTTAAAATTGAGAATAGTTTCCCAGGAGGGAACTATtcctttgcttatttttatttcttctgttcaTTTTGGGGAACAGCTCCTATATTCTCCAGTGGAAAACATCCAGCGTGTGGCAGCCGGTGTACTGTGCGAGTTGGCTCAGGATAAAGAGGCAGCTGATGCCATTGATGCAGAGGGTGCCTCAGCCCCCCTGATGGAGCTTCTGCATTCCAGGAACGAAGGCACAGGTGGGGATTGTGGGCATATAACTAGGTATACCTGACTTATCACCACATTGAAGAGCTTAACTTAGCCATTGGGTTTACCGTATGCATATTCCCACAGTACACCAGTGAAACCTCCTTACATTTTCTGATCCACAAATTCCTAGTATTAAAAAAAGTCTTAGAGCAAATGTTAAAAGAGTGATATAAAAGATGAGGTGGGTGGAATGATAAAATAATATGTGGCTATTAAGTTGACTACTGTTTAAAGGAAATGGATTAGCTGTATTGTAGTTGAACCATTTGGTAATAACAGAATATCACTGATTAGGAGTAAGATTGCAACTTAGTCCCAGTCTTTTTAAATTCAGACATCaagtgtataggtagtcctcacttaaccatttgtttagtgacagttcagacaacggtgctgaaaaaactgacttaacgactggtcctcacacttatggccgttgcagtgtccccacagtcacatgattatagtttgggcacttggcaagtgatttgcatttatgaccacagcatcatgtggtcacgtgattgccattttcgaccttcttgcccggcttctggcaagcaaaatcaatggggaactgtgcaatttgcttaacaaccacatggttcacgtaacacccacagtgatttgtttaacaaccaccgcaaaaaggtcataaaattgggttggattcacttaatgaccacttcgcatagcaaccaaaattccagtccggattttggttgttaagtgaagactacctgtagtactcCTTTATATATATACTTTTGGTAATGTTGGAGCTTGGAGATAATGATTACTGTAGCAAAGGACTTGGTTATGTAAGAATTAACTGGATAATCTCATGATCACAGTAACATTAAAGTTCTGGATAGTTTCCATTACCAGAGATTCACTGGTGTGTGTCCTCCAGTGGAGGAGTATTCTAACATACAACTCTTCTTTTAAAACCTAGAATGATACAGGCCAGAAATAATTGTATCATATAACTGGCTCCTAACAGTGTTTGCAGAAATGGAAAGTTTGTTTTATTACCAGAAATCAGTGGATTTTGTCATAGTATGGAAAAGAAAACTGGGAGATAAATGTTGCACGCATACTTCTCAAGGTAGTCAATGCAACAGCTGACCAAGTGGGAGCTTTTTTTAGCTCACTGCTAAAGGCCCTTTTATATTTCTCCAGCGACATATGCAGCTGCTGTGCTTTTCCGCATCTCTGAAGACAAGAACCCAGACTATCGGAAACGCGTCTCTGTGGAGCTCACCAACTCACTCTTTAAACATGATCCTGCTGCTTGGGAAGCTGTGAGTTTTTCTGTTATTTAGATGGCAAGGGATGAGTGTGCAAGTTCTAAGCCTCTGAGCTCAACCTGAATCCATTTCATTTCAAAAGcagaattttgaaaatatttgggaAGTCAGACGTTTCTGGAGTAAAAATTCAAATATGCCAAAGAGAATTCTTTCCAGTTATGATAGTAGTACTTTCTCAGATTTTGTCTATTACCACCCTCGAGTCTAGGCCTTTTAGGTACTAAAAAAGTAGAAAGAGGGATCCTGATCCTCCAGGTCTTGCTCCCCAGTTCTCTGTCAAAGCAGCTTATTCCTTTGATTATAAGGGAACTGGTCGTAACTGGAAGGGGGTCTTGTGTGTCATGAGAACAACTGCAGATATCTGGACTCCTGTCTGAAGTAATTCGGTGACAGAAAATTGCAGCCCTGCCAGGATGAAACAAGATTTGTGGACGTGATTTCAAATTTATCTTAGAGTCTGTCTAAATCACTGCTGCCTGATAGGTCAATTTGCTTTAAAGTGGTGACTCTTCAACAAGGTGCTGGGGAAACCATTATGAGTTCTGTATCTCATACTTGCAAGCAAATGCACGTCACACAGGAGATTGTAATCTGACatctctttttaattaaatgcagCACTACTACTAGTAGTGGTGGGGAATATTTAACACGTACACAATTTTGCCAACTGATGAATGATAACTACGGAAGGACTTTCGAAAAAAAATAATGCCCTCCCCTCATTTACTCATTTCTCTGGCAGCACCACTATTGGGAAAGACAGCAAAGGAGTTGCCTATTGGGATGGGCTAATTATGCATAAAAGAAGACTGAAGCCTTCTGTTGCAAATCCCTGGCTTAGTAAGCCTAATTAGTTTCTAAACCATTGGCTCTGGGGGCAGGCTTAGCCATTCCCCAGGGATGGAGTTAGCAGAGGGGATGTCTCTTGAATCCCTTGGTCAAGCATTTGGGCTTGCTTGGCTGAGCTCTGGGATCCCTGCTATCCTGCTTACAGGAAATCAGAGTTGATCAGGTAATTAGGTTGCCCTGGGAAACCAGAGCTCAGTTGCATAGGCAGCAGCCTTCAGCAGATTTGTGAAATGTTGTGAAAGGAAATTTTCTCTTGTGGAGGTTTGGTTTAACATGCAGCCactgaaagtttctctctctgtgtTCTGAGAACAATTGGTTTTCTTTCCACAGGCCCAGAGTATGATACCTGTTCATGAACCATATGCAGATGGTGAGTATGGCAGGCTTGTGGTTTCAGGTGAGAGGGAGAATAGTGACGTATAACCAGGTTGCTTTGCTAGAATTCCCATTCGTACTGACACTCTTGGCTATTGTTTCTCCTCTGAGGCTGTTTATGGGAACATGCATGATAGTTAAACAGCCATTAGTACTTAAATTAAATGTCTGAAGCCTTGGTTCCTGCATATTCCTGTATCTTACAAGAATTGCTCAAATTCTTAAGTTCTTTCCCAAATCAAGCAGACTTAAATCAGTTATGGCTGTATGATGAATATTCCagactgttttaattattttgggaCAGACAGCATGCAGTGGAGGATGATGCTCTGGAGCGGGCTTCGCCAACCTGGTGCCATTCTGATATgttgggactgcagttcccagcATGACAGGGGCATTCCGAATGATATAGTCCAAGCACAGCTGGAAGGGTTCATAATGGGGAAGATTCTGGAGTGATACTGCTTGTCTTGCCAAACATGAGCAACATATCCCTCTCTTCTTTTTATGCATCAATAGAATTGGATGGAGGATATCGTGGCATGTACTCTGGGGAAATCCCTATGGACCCCATGGACATGCACATGGACATGGACGGCGACTACCCCATGGATACATACAGTGATGGTGTGCGAGCACCTTACCCAGACCACATGCTCGCCTAATATGTCCCTTGGACATATTGGGCAGGATTCAAGGTAAAAGCATCTCGTTTAGTGCATTTGGGAATTGGCCAGTTAATGGAAACGAAACCCAAAGGAAGATAAAATGGGTGTTCTTGTTCTTTATAACCAAGCATCCTTCACCCTTTCATTTACCTGCAGAATGTATCACTGCTTCCCATTCCAGAGGAAAATAGATTTCTGTCCTGCATCTTCTTTAGCAAAAGAATTAAATCTCTGTAGTGATTATGCAGTAAATGAAGGGCAACTTGTAGATTagtcttaggtaaaggtaaaggtttcccttgacgttaagtccagtcgagtccgactctagggggtggtgctcatctccgtttctaagccttggagccggcgttgtccgtaaggacccgtctgtggtcatgtggccggcatgactgcacggaacgccgttaccttcctgccgaagcggtaccaattaatctactcacgttggcatgttttcgaactgcttggtgtgcaggagctgggacgagcaacgggagctcaccccgccgcgcggattcgaactgccgacctttcgatcggcaagctcagcagctcataAAACTCATGCAGGTTTATCACAAGCAGAACTCAGTTGTTGTGTTTGGTCAGACCAAATGTCCCTCTGTTCCAGCTTTCTGCATCTGACAGTCTCCAATCACATGCCCCATGATTTGTCTGTAGCCACCTGGTaaaagagatgggggagagatgttATTCTGAAATGGAACCTccattttcaaggcagataaTGCCTTTTGTGCATTGTTCTAAATATTACTTCTCTCTTTTATTAGTAAGTTGCTTCTAGTAGCTGTGAGGTCCTTGAAGCTGTTTTCCGCTTCTgggtggaaagaaaaaagaaaacttacaCACCAATGCATAATGTCTAGAAACTTGCCGATgcttaagaaaaaaaagggggggggtattCTATGTTACTGAGCGCCCAGGCTGGCTGCACTGTTATGCTCTTGGCTAAAATAAACATGTAAGTTCTGTTCATGGGAAAAGATGAAGGTAGGAGCTTCCCCAATCTTGTCTCTtacattacaggtaatccttgcttaacaatcgcaatagggactggaattttggtcgctaagcaatgtggttaagcgaggcatcatgtaactagatctgattttatgaccatttttaccacagtcattaagcaaatcaatggttccctattgatttggcttgtcggaagccggctgggaatgtcgcaaatcatgatcacatgaccacaggatgctgcaaccagttgtaaatgtgagctggctgccaagctcccaaatcacaatcatgtgaccatgagggtggtgcaatggtcataactttgaggatgggtcttaagtaactttttttagcccCATCGTATCTccaaaccattgttaaacaaatggttgttaagcaacggCTAGCTGTATGTATGATTACAACTTTCATCGTCCTCTGCTAACATAACAAGTATGGCCTATCATATCTTGGAGGCCTGAGATTGGAGAAATCGGAAGTGTTTGCTTCCTTCGCAGGGACCAGGCAGTCCCCCAGATTGGTGCCATAAAAGTAGACAGggttttatttagttagttatttgatttctatagccgcccatctcagcaagtgactctagcGGGTTGTTAGATGGGCAAATGGTCTGACCTGATGCATTCAAAGCAGCTTCCTCCATCCTAAAGGGAAATCTTGCTTTCCCCCTATATGATGTAAATCTAATTTTCCCTTTTCTTGTCTTAATCAGCAGATGCTTCCTTAACACAGAAGAGGGCAGCCCCAGTGCTCAGGTTCTGGGCATTCAGGAGACAGAAGTGCCTGAGAAAGATGATGACAAAACTGTTCCTTTCCCTGTGAGGaggttttattttcatgtttcccTCCTGTGGGCCTATGGGAAAGATCCCCACTCCATAATCTGTGCTGCATCTAACAACATTGTAATCCTAGCAGTCTTTCTGCCCTTCCCCACAGTATTCTTCGTTAACAACTGCTCCCTCTTCTCATTCCGTatcaatttttttctgcaaattgGAGCACCATCCTTAAACTGCCATTGGATCCTGATATGTACTTTTAAATACACTAAAACTAACACATACTGAAAATACAATGTAAtagaataaatatatacatagatTGTGTGTTTGGTGCAGAACCAGAATTTTCCATTTGATAGGATTTCCTTTGCTTCTTTGCACTTCTAGTACTAATCAGAACTaaatcaaaggagaagaaaatggaaatatttctaTTCCACCACTACCCCCGcttttaacaa includes:
- the JUP gene encoding junction plakoglobin, which encodes MEVMNIIEQPIKVTEWQQTYTYDSGIHSGMNTQVPSVSSKGLMDEDDLYGKQYTIKKTTTYSQAGSGQAQAQAQAELESQLAMTRAQRIRAAVYPETVEDHSFLLTTQVEGQQTNVQRLAEPSQMLKSAIVHLINYQDDAELATRAIPELTKLLNDEDPVVVSKAAMIVNQLSKKEASRRALMQSAQIVAAVVRTMQNTSDLDTARCTTSILHNLSHHREGLLSIFKSGGIPALVRMLSSPVESVLFYAITTLHNLLLYQEGAKMAVRLADGLQKMVPLLTKNNPKFLAITTDCLQLLAYGNQESKLIILANGGPQALVQIMRSYTYEKLLWTTSRVLKVLSVCPSNKPAIVETGGMQALGKHLTSSSPRLVQNCLWTLRNLSDVATKQEGLDGVLKILVNQLSSDDINVLTCATGTLSNLTCNNSKNKTLVTQSNGVEALIHTILRAGDKEDITEPAVCALRHLTSRHPEAEMAQNSVRLNYGIPAIVKLLNQPNQWPLIKATIGLIRNLALCPANHAPLQEAAVIPRLVQLLVKAHQDAQRHAAAGTQQPYTDGVKMEEIVEGCTGALHILARDPMNRMEIFRLNTIPLFVQLLYSPVENIQRVAAGVLCELAQDKEAADAIDAEGASAPLMELLHSRNEGTATYAAAVLFRISEDKNPDYRKRVSVELTNSLFKHDPAAWEAAQSMIPVHEPYADELDGGYRGMYSGEIPMDPMDMHMDMDGDYPMDTYSDGVRAPYPDHMLA